From the genome of Prochlorococcus marinus XMU1419, one region includes:
- a CDS encoding methyltransferase domain-containing protein, producing the protein MFEILLPFFLLILFLLALTIIWRIKARKFITSGTVASAYDAWTQDKLLERLWGEHIHLGYYPSNGKNVDFRKAKVQFVHELVKWSGLDTLPKGSRVLDVGCGIGGSSRILSKYYGFNVTGITISPAQVKRARDLTPVGLNCTFQVMDALDLKFEDGSFDAVWSVEAGAHMIDKKKFADEMLRTLRPGGYLALADWNSRDLRTYPPSIFEKIVLKQLLEQWVHPNFISINEFGEILRTNKNSAGRVITENWNSYTNPSWYDSIFEGIRRPLTILSLGPLAIIKSIREIPTILLMNWAFSKGLMEFGVYKCRG; encoded by the coding sequence ATGTTTGAAATACTATTACCTTTTTTTTTACTGATTTTATTCCTTTTAGCTTTAACTATTATCTGGAGAATTAAAGCTAGAAAATTTATTACTTCTGGTACTGTTGCATCAGCATATGATGCTTGGACTCAGGATAAATTACTGGAGAGGTTATGGGGTGAGCATATCCATTTAGGCTATTATCCCTCAAATGGAAAAAATGTCGATTTTAGAAAGGCTAAAGTTCAGTTCGTGCATGAATTAGTAAAGTGGAGCGGATTAGATACCTTACCAAAAGGTTCTAGAGTACTTGATGTAGGTTGTGGGATAGGAGGCAGCTCTAGAATTCTTTCAAAATATTATGGCTTTAATGTTACTGGAATAACAATTAGTCCCGCTCAAGTAAAGAGAGCGAGAGATCTTACTCCTGTGGGACTAAATTGCACCTTCCAAGTTATGGATGCCTTAGATTTGAAATTTGAAGATGGATCATTTGATGCCGTTTGGAGTGTTGAAGCTGGTGCCCACATGATTGACAAAAAAAAATTTGCAGATGAGATGCTTAGAACTTTGAGACCAGGAGGTTATTTGGCATTGGCTGATTGGAACTCAAGAGATCTAAGAACTTACCCACCATCTATTTTTGAGAAAATAGTTCTTAAGCAATTACTTGAACAGTGGGTACATCCAAATTTTATTAGTATTAACGAATTCGGTGAGATTCTTAGAACTAATAAAAATAGTGCAGGAAGGGTTATTACTGAAAATTGGAATTCTTATACTAATCCCTCATGGTATGACTCCATATTTGAAGGAATTCGAAGACCTTTAACAATTCTGTCTCTTGGTCCATTAGCGATTATAAAATCCATTAGAGAAATACCTACGATACTCCTCATGAATTGGGCATTCAGTAAAGGTTTAATGGAGTTTGGAGTCTATAAATGTAGAGGGTAG
- the tuf gene encoding elongation factor Tu translates to MAREKFERNKPHVNIGTIGHVDHGKTTLTAAITNVLAKKGQAQAQDYGDIDGAPEERERGITINTAHVEYETEGRHYAHVDCPGHADYVKNMITGAAQMDGAILVCAATDGPMAQTKEHILLAKQVGVPALVVALNKCDMVDDEEIIELVEMEIRELLDSYDFPGDDIPIVQVSGLKALEGDSTWESKIEELMKAVDASIPEPEREVDKPFLMAVEDVFSITGRGTVATGRIERGKVKVGEEVEIVGIRDTRVTTVTGVEMFRKLLDEGMAGDNVGLLLRGVQKEDIERGMVLVKKGSITPHTQFEGEVYVLKKEEGGRHTPFFAGYRPQFYIRTTDVTGQITAFTSDDGSNVEMVMPGDRIKMTGELICPVAIEQGMRFAIREGGRTIGAGVVSKILK, encoded by the coding sequence ATGGCTCGCGAGAAGTTCGAAAGGAACAAACCACATGTCAACATAGGTACTATTGGCCATGTTGATCATGGAAAAACAACACTAACTGCTGCTATTACAAACGTATTAGCTAAAAAAGGTCAAGCTCAAGCACAAGACTATGGAGACATTGATGGTGCTCCTGAAGAAAGAGAGCGTGGCATTACAATTAATACAGCTCACGTTGAATACGAAACTGAAGGCAGGCATTATGCTCACGTCGACTGCCCAGGACATGCCGATTATGTAAAAAACATGATTACTGGAGCTGCTCAAATGGATGGAGCTATCTTAGTTTGTGCAGCTACAGATGGCCCTATGGCGCAAACAAAAGAGCATATTCTTCTAGCTAAACAAGTTGGAGTTCCTGCTCTCGTAGTTGCCCTCAATAAATGTGACATGGTCGATGATGAAGAAATTATCGAACTTGTTGAAATGGAAATTAGAGAACTATTAGATAGTTATGACTTTCCTGGAGATGATATTCCTATAGTTCAAGTTTCCGGTTTAAAAGCTCTTGAAGGTGATTCTACTTGGGAATCAAAAATTGAAGAATTAATGAAAGCCGTTGATGCTAGCATTCCTGAACCGGAAAGAGAAGTTGATAAGCCATTCTTAATGGCAGTTGAAGATGTTTTCTCAATTACTGGTAGAGGAACAGTAGCTACCGGAAGAATTGAGAGAGGTAAAGTAAAGGTTGGAGAAGAAGTTGAAATAGTTGGAATCAGAGATACAAGAGTAACCACTGTTACTGGAGTTGAAATGTTCCGTAAACTTCTTGATGAAGGTATGGCTGGCGATAATGTTGGTTTGCTTTTGCGTGGTGTTCAGAAAGAAGATATTGAGAGAGGAATGGTTCTTGTTAAGAAAGGATCAATTACTCCTCATACTCAGTTTGAAGGAGAGGTTTATGTTCTAAAAAAAGAAGAGGGCGGTAGACATACCCCTTTCTTCGCCGGATATAGACCTCAATTTTATATCAGAACAACTGATGTGACAGGTCAAATTACAGCATTTACCTCTGATGATGGTTCTAATGTCGAAATGGTTATGCCTGGTGACAGAATCAAGATGACTGGAGAATTAATTTGTCCAGTAGCTATTGAACAAGGTATGCGATTTGCAATCCGTGAAGGTGGACGGACTATTGGTGCTGGAGTTGTTTCTAAAATTCTCAAATAA
- a CDS encoding LON peptidase substrate-binding domain-containing protein: MGELSVRELPLFPLPEVVLFPQEVLPLHIFESRYRIMLQSVLETDSMFGVVKWDPNTKSMANVGCCAQIIKHQTAEDGRSNIITLGQQRFQILEITRSTPFCSAMVSWINDDNIDNLQNLDTLKDSVTEALSDVINLTSKLTNTKKNLPDKLPKNPMELSFWIGAHLGGPVAEEQQRLLEERNTFTRLQREYEMLDHTRKQLAARTALKESLPDIKEN; this comes from the coding sequence ATGGGAGAACTCTCTGTAAGGGAATTACCTTTATTTCCTTTGCCAGAGGTAGTCCTTTTCCCTCAAGAGGTATTGCCTTTACATATTTTTGAATCTAGGTACAGAATTATGCTTCAATCTGTTCTAGAAACAGATTCTATGTTTGGAGTTGTGAAGTGGGACCCAAATACTAAGAGTATGGCTAATGTTGGATGCTGTGCACAAATAATAAAACATCAAACTGCAGAGGATGGAAGAAGTAATATTATTACCCTAGGACAACAAAGATTTCAAATACTAGAGATCACCCGTTCAACTCCATTTTGCTCAGCGATGGTCAGTTGGATTAATGATGATAATATTGATAACCTTCAAAATTTAGATACTTTAAAAGACTCAGTTACAGAAGCACTCAGTGACGTTATCAACCTTACGAGTAAATTGACTAATACCAAGAAAAACCTACCCGATAAGTTACCCAAAAATCCTATGGAATTATCATTTTGGATAGGAGCTCATTTAGGAGGCCCAGTTGCGGAGGAACAGCAAAGACTTCTAGAGGAAAGAAACACTTTTACACGTTTGCAAAGAGAATATGAAATGCTTGATCATACAAGAAAACAACTTGCAGCAAGAACTGCTTTAAAAGAAAGTTTACCTGATATTAAAGAAAATTAA
- the rpsJ gene encoding 30S ribosomal protein S10 yields the protein MTASIAQQKIRIRLKAFDRRMLDLSCDKIIQTADTTSASAIGPIPLPTKRKIYCVLRSPHVDKDSREHFETRTHRRIIDIYSPSAKTIDALMKLDLPSGVDIEVKL from the coding sequence ATGACTGCATCAATTGCACAACAAAAAATAAGAATAAGATTAAAAGCATTTGATAGAAGAATGCTTGATTTGTCTTGCGATAAAATAATCCAAACTGCCGATACTACTTCAGCTTCGGCAATAGGCCCAATACCTTTACCAACAAAGAGAAAAATTTATTGTGTCCTAAGATCGCCTCATGTTGACAAAGATTCTAGAGAGCATTTTGAAACAAGAACACATCGAAGAATAATAGATATTTATAGTCCGTCCGCAAAAACTATTGATGCTTTAATGAAGTTGGACCTCCCTAGCGGTGTAGATATAGAAGTGAAACTTTAA